A genomic stretch from Acinonyx jubatus isolate Ajub_Pintada_27869175 chromosome E2, VMU_Ajub_asm_v1.0, whole genome shotgun sequence includes:
- the LOC106974902 gene encoding LOW QUALITY PROTEIN: vomeronasal type-1 receptor 4-like (The sequence of the model RefSeq protein was modified relative to this genomic sequence to represent the inferred CDS: deleted 1 base in 1 codon): protein MVNIGISGLEDDYCSLGTGRKANRDLAMRLIFLLQTIVGVLGNFSLLCHYLFLHLRECRAMSTDLILKHLIVANLLVIFFQRNPPNMVGLDVEHSLSDFECKLVFYVHKVGRNVAIGTICLLTVFQVIMISPVDSRWAGLKVKALKHLGTSNILCWVLNMMLNIMVLFFMTRKRSNTTITRKRDDGYCYCISSSYIVQSLYVASGLSHDGFCLGLTIWASGSMAFILRKQHKQQVQYILRNNLSTRSSPETRATQSILVLVSTSVSLWALSFLHICVVVFNNPSLWLRNTSTLIAACFPTVSPCMLMSYGPRVSTLCFPYKGTQIT, encoded by the exons ATGGTGAATATTG GAATCTCTGGCTTAGAAGATGACTATTGCTCCCTGGGAACTGGGAGAAAGGCCAACAGGGATTTGGCAATGAGATTGATCTTTCTATTACAGACGATAGTTGGGGTTCTGgggaatttctctcttctttgccaTTATCTTTTCCTTCACTTGAGAGAATGCAGGGCAATGTCCACAGATCTGATTCTCAAGCACCTGATTGTGGCCAATctcttagttatttttttccaaaggaatcCCCCAAACATGGTAGGTTTGGACGTGGAACATTCCCTTAGCGATTTTGAATGCAAACTTGTTTTCTATGTTCACAAAGTGGGCAGGAATGTGGCCATTGGAACCATCTGCCTCTTGACTGTTTTCCAGGTGATCATGATCAGTCCTGTGGACTCCAGGTGGGCAGGGCTTAAAGTGAAAGCTCTTAAGCACCTGGGCACCTCCAACATCCTCTGCTGGGTCCTGAACATGATGCTAAAtattatggttcttttctttatgACCAGAAAAAGGAGCAACACAACCATAACAAGGAAAAGAGATGATGGCTACTGCTATTGCATAAGTAGTAGCTATATAGTACAGTCACTGTATGTAGCATCAGGATTATCCCATGATGGTTTCTGTTTGGGGCTCACAATCTGGGCCAGTGGCTCCATGGCCTTCATCCTGCGCAAGCAG CACAAGCAGCAGGTCCAATACATTCTTAGGAACAATCTCTCCACCAGATCCTCCCCTGAGACGAGAGCCACCCAAAGCATCCTTGTCCTGGTGAGCACCTCTGTGTCCTTGTGGGCACTGTCATTCTTGCACATTTGTGTGGTAGTGTTTAACAACCCCAGCCTGTGGCTGAGGAACACTTCTACACTAATCGCTGCATGTTTCCCTACGGTCAGCCCCTGCATGCTCATGAGTTATGGCCCCAGAGTGTCTACACTCTGCTTTCCTTATAAAGGAACACAAATCACTTAA